From a region of the Falco peregrinus isolate bFalPer1 chromosome 5, bFalPer1.pri, whole genome shotgun sequence genome:
- the COMMD3 gene encoding COMM domain-containing protein 3 isoform X1, whose protein sequence is MELSAYAQGGWRLLGDPRRFPRRPYAALLRAAFRSLLDHPQAGLDDPDLKDIDPTVLKHCHAAAATCILEAGKQKADISAISTCLEECKLDKERIEQFCTEYQKNKDALEILLGSIGRSPLHITDVSWRLEYQIKSNQLHKTYQPSYLVTLNVENNDSGSHPDVSFSCTMEQLQDLVGKLKDAAKSLGRATQM, encoded by the exons ATGGAGCTGTCGGCGTACGCGCAGGGCGGGTGGCGGCTGCTGGGCGACCCCCGCCGCTTCCCCCGCCGCCCTTACGCCGCTCTCCTCCGCGCCGCGTTCCGCAGCCTCCTCGATCACCCGCAGGCCGGGCTGG ACGATCCAGACCTGAAAGATATTGACCCTACGGTATTAAAACATTGCCATGCTGCGGCCGCAACGTGTATTCTggaggcaggaaagcagaaagccGACATATCTGCTATAAG CACGTGTCTAGAAGAATGTAAGCTGGATAAAGAGAGAATAGAACAATTTTGCACCGAATATCAG aaaaacaaGGATGCATTGGAAATCCTATTGGGAAG CATAGGCAGATCTCCTCTCCATATAACTGATGTCTCTTGGCGCTTGGAATATCAGATCAAG agCAATCAACTTCATAAAACTTACCAGCCTTCCTACTTGGTGACCTTAAACGTAGAG aataatGATTCAGGATCACACCCAGATGTTAGTTTTAGTTGCACGATGGAGCAATTACAG GATTTAGTTGGAAAACTAAAAGATGCTGCAAAAAGTCTAGGAAGAGCGACTCAGATGTGA
- the COMMD3 gene encoding COMM domain-containing protein 3 isoform X2 has protein sequence MELSAYAQGGWRLLGDPRRFPRRPYAALLRAAFRSLLDHPQAGLDDPDLKDIDPTVLKHCHAAAATCILEAGKQKADISAISIGRSPLHITDVSWRLEYQIKSNQLHKTYQPSYLVTLNVENNDSGSHPDVSFSCTMEQLQDLVGKLKDAAKSLGRATQM, from the exons ATGGAGCTGTCGGCGTACGCGCAGGGCGGGTGGCGGCTGCTGGGCGACCCCCGCCGCTTCCCCCGCCGCCCTTACGCCGCTCTCCTCCGCGCCGCGTTCCGCAGCCTCCTCGATCACCCGCAGGCCGGGCTGG ACGATCCAGACCTGAAAGATATTGACCCTACGGTATTAAAACATTGCCATGCTGCGGCCGCAACGTGTATTCTggaggcaggaaagcagaaagccGACATATCTGCTATAAG CATAGGCAGATCTCCTCTCCATATAACTGATGTCTCTTGGCGCTTGGAATATCAGATCAAG agCAATCAACTTCATAAAACTTACCAGCCTTCCTACTTGGTGACCTTAAACGTAGAG aataatGATTCAGGATCACACCCAGATGTTAGTTTTAGTTGCACGATGGAGCAATTACAG GATTTAGTTGGAAAACTAAAAGATGCTGCAAAAAGTCTAGGAAGAGCGACTCAGATGTGA